AGAGAACAAGGCAAAAATCAAGGTCCCCAAACCTCGTGCTTGGACTGTCCAAGCATCGGGAATTTCAAGATTTCAATACAGTTCATGAAAAAtccaaaagagaaagaaaagtctGACCcatgtcatattttgttttgtggatGTACCCTGCCTCGAAGAACAGTTAAGACCTGAGCTGATATGCCTACCAAAACTATCCGACAACATCCCCACATCCTTTCACATCATATAAAACATATGTTGATGAATTAAAAGCGTCACAAAGAGGCACAGCCTTCACTCTCATCATGGGTCAGACATGTTGCTGAGGGCTGGAACAACTCGTCATCAAAATGTGTTAAGTCTCTGTGAGGCAGTATTCAGGATCAGGGTTTGGGGATATGGGGCTGAAAGCtctcaaacatacacacaaatacacgcaACAGATTTTTAGAAACAAATAGTGGGTCCCCACTTGGCCCCTTGTTTTTTTGCAGAGCTTGTGTGGATAAGGGTTTCATCTAAATTTTTCCAGGCTGCCCAAACGTAACCTGACTACCCCGTCGCAGGGCACGATTCAAACAGAAACCTAACATATAGCACAGTCACATACACAGAGACTTCAATGATCCACATCCTGACGCCACTCCGTCCTACACATGGCTTCATTTGCCTAATACTGATTatatacacaatacaataaCACTTAAATATATGTAGAAATGTATTTTCATATATAAACAAACAGCCAAATTttatattataaaaataattgaaatgtgttttactgGGATGTAGCAGCTAGTGTGTTGGGAATTTTCAATGACTGTTAATAATAACGAGAAATAAGTGTAGGTGATGAAAGAGCTGCACGGACAGAGGGATggaggatggatggaggagtgtgtgtggatgtgttggTAAACCTCAAGTTAAAACCAGATAATTGAAAACCTGATTTTTTAGTTTCAGCCAAACATTTGAGGTCAGTTCAGTAACAAACGCAAACTGTGTTTATGAATAATTCACccttaaaatgatcatttctttATCAATTACTCAACTCACGTCATGTTGAATACACAGAACTTTTTTCTCACAAGCCTCCTCTACAAAGATTTTAAAGATGAAGGAAATTCTtgccagactcctttgacaaaaccagtaattttacattattgaccacaggagttgctggtatatcgctgcctcgatcagttagtttgtgtttgttgtgggACTTTGGTGAATCAAAACTCACCCGTTAATACGCCAacgtcacacaataacacaaactaacaaactGATAGAGgtagtagaccagcagctcctgtgttcagcgaggtaaaattactgtttttgtcaatggagtctggctttgaagagagaatTATTCAGTTCCCGTTAGAAAAGCCTTTTCATTTGGGAAGTACCGAGCACACCACCGAATAAtattgttaaacatggaccccttaGACTTAAATTCATTGAGAATTTTCTCCGCTTTGGATTTGTCAGTCACCggaggcatgccagaaaaaaTATTCCTCAGACGAGGTGAGCAACTGATAGACAAATGATTATTCTGtgggtgaagttttcctttaagaaGCTCAGATGCAGCTATGAATGAAACTAAAGGACTTAATCTGTTAAGACACTATGTCGCAGCTATGGTTATTCAAACAGTTGTGTGATGCAAATGCAGTTGGTGGAGATGAGACTAAAACTGGATGCAACTCTTCTgatgaaaataacaatgacgTTGTTAGTAAACATAAATTCTATATACATATGTAAAATAAACAAGACCTTAACGAGCCCTAAATGAACAAACTAATGAAACTTCACTGAACATGTGATTTCACTAGTGTTGTGAATGAATCTCAACACTTCAGATTTAAATGTAACAGTTGGAGTTGTGCTCCTGATGCCCTCTAGCGCCCAGAGAAGGAAACACACAGTTAGAGAGTTTGGGAGAGTATGGGGCTGAGAGGACAGAGCTCTGTGGAGTATGAATACAGAATCTACTCCCAAGTGTTAAGCACATGACGACCTAAACTGTGCGTGAATGAGCTTCAGCACAAGCACTTTAGCAGAGTCACACTTAAGAATTAGAAGTTGGGGGAAAATGGTAAGGCCATATTGCTGGATGCTGCGAAAAGCAGCCGGTCAAGTAAATTTAGATGAATCACATGCGAAACCTGGGATGCTATCCCCACCAACCCTCCCGACAGAACAGAAAGTATTAATGTTCCTTCCTTTAACTGACGATATTCAATTCACACAGCCGAATGTGCATGTGTCCTGGAATATTCTCATacgagagaaaacaaaaagactaAACATATGATAACAATAATTACAATAACAAAGGAgccaaaattaataaattacaaCAAATGCACCCCTGACAAAGACAAACTcttaaaaaacatcatcaaatgTGGACAATGACATAGAAAAACAAATCTGGAGAACTAAAcacaagaggaagaggaaagagaCCTGAAGCGAGTGTGTTGAAGGACTAAATGGAATTTCCCTGAAGCATtacgttttgtttttctttagatatatatgattttaatatatttgtttCCTCATAATGTGGGGTGCAAATGTAGCACTTGGGGTGGTCTCTCCGCTTCACCTTGTGCTCCTCCCTctggaagagaaggaggagaaagaggaagaagctGTTTGGAACTGGTAGAGGACTTTTTTAAGGAGCTCAGCTGGACAGGAACTTTTCGAGTGCAACGGTAAGAGGCTTCTCAGTGACGGCTGCAGCATCACATCTCTACGGAGACACAGGAAGATAGGGTTATATTTTAAGAAGACTGTGTCAATATTTCCAAACAGATGAATAAGTGTAAGTGACTCCTCACCTGACAGGGCTTCTATGGACTGATTGGAGGAATGCAGGGTGACGGGGGTTCCCTTGTCCTCGAAGGCTACCCTGGTCCCATCTGAGCTCCCGTCACAGTTGATCAGGACCTGGTTACAGTCCTCGGCCTCGATGAGGGGCCGAGTCTTGGAGTGGACGTTGAGGTCAATGAGCTCCTCAAAGCTCCACTGGTTGGATTTACCGTTGAGACCTGAGACCAACCCCACCTTGGCGGAGTCATTCAGGAACTCCGAGCCCTCAACTAGGCGGCCCTTAGGGACTGGACTGAGTGGGAGAGAGGAAGTGGGAGGCTGTTAGGAACGTGCTTTGGGAGATGAAAGACAGCTTTGTCACAAAGTGAGAGGTTCGAGAAGTGAATACATGATGACGGAGAGATATCCACCCTGAGACTTTTTCGGTTATGATCATATTCTGGTTTACATGAGCAGAGGGAAATTGGATTATTCATATTCCCTGTATACATGAGAAATTGTAGTAATCTGGTAACTGATTGCTGATTGATTGCTTGATTGTTTGGTGCAACGTGGTAATAAAAACTGAGTCAGTCATTTTCCCATCTTGTTGctccaacaaaatcaaacatgtttaattttacTGCGAGGTTTTTAGgcttggctcatgcaaataaTGAAGTTCAATGATgtgaacattgtcaacaaccaatagctgcGCTCTCCCCATTACTAAAAAAGAAACAGCGAACCAGGTAGACAGTAAACGTACGCATGGATTGTAATGGCTGATTTATGGTAATGCACTTTACACTTTTAAAGAGTGTCACTTGACAGAATTTAAAGAGcaacatgacattttaaatttatGCTTGGGTGAAAGGCTTCAGTGGTCTCCATGGTAATAAGagacctgttttttttaaggCCCAAATGAATTTCTGTCACGTTTAGTGAAGTGTAATCAGCACGGAGAgctgtttaaaatcacacaaatattCAGCTGTATATATGTTACAATTAGTAAAATCAATAACTACAAACActgttgatttgttttccatGGTTCTGACTTGAAAACTATTTTGGTTagtaaatgtctgctgtcagtcagcctggtgaaggCAATCTGACCAGCTGTTGTGCTCTCAGCTCCCAAGGAGCTCTGTCCACAGAAGCAGCTGTTTCCTGCTGAATGCAGGCCAGAGTTGGTGTGGACTGAAAACTACTATCTCCATGGCAATGACAGTAACAGTGTCAGTCACACTGTGCAACAAAATATGATGATGTCTGCGACATAACAAACTTCTGCGCACCATGAAAGAGAAGTGTAACTTATGGGCAGAATCAGGCTGACAATAAAGACTTTCCATCCTATCGTATAGTACTCCAGGTAGCGTATTCGGGGTTCTCATAAATGGGATAAAGGCTTATCCCAGTTTCTGAAAGTTAGATATGGTGATGACATGCTCAAATATATCAATAGATAGTCCAAAAACCTGATCATCAAAGGGTTATCAATGTCTATAAACACACTCATTGTGTTAGTCTATCTCAGCTCCGAGCCAATCTTTACTACTGAAGAAGAAAATCCTTAAAAATCAGTCACAAAtgtatagttttatttttttgaagtcAGTTATCAGTATGTTATTTCCTAAAGCAGCTGGGGGGTGTGGTATTTtaacaaacaataaactgatGTGACAAAAATGGTGCTTTTCTTGAGTTAATGTGAGGCTGCTGGTGTGAGGGAAACCAATACATTTTGAtccttttttgcctttataccATTTTCAGCACTAAACAATTACAATACCGTCAGCACCACTCTGAGCAGTTTCTGTGAGTTTATGATCTTTACCTTACTGCCTGAGTCTCATCTGTgcttatgccattgttattctCCTTGTCGTCTGTCTCTGGTTTTCCGTTCACACTACCCAGAGGCTCATGGCGCTCTGCCATCGGTTCACCACAGGACAGATCACATCCATCTTTGTCATCCTCCACGGTGATGTCATCTGTCTGGCCTATGATGTCAATAGAGAAGTAGAATTGGATCAGACAAGTCATAAGTCATGTTACACTATGTAaattcacacaaacaaaacactgatgtAAAGTATATGCAAACAAACTCGCAGAGGGGAAGACACACCTTCACGCTCAGTGATAAAATAACAAATTCAAAAATGCCATGATGCATGAATCTTCATGCATTCTGACAACATGAACCTGCCATGAGAGGATGAGAACACTTACTCTGGGTTTCATAGTTTATCTGGTCCTCTCcgtcctctccttcctctccatcCTCCTGTTTATCGTCATCTCCTGCTTCTCTCTACGCAGGAGGTACAAACAACATGTTGAcattagactcacaagtcagtctttagacactttgcttaactaaagctctccctgattttgtgtttagatgggcggatacaatttcagagtttaaaaaaactccctatgttgcagaaccaatagtaaatctgcagggcggtccttggtggctcactgaactcttgtgcttgtaaacatagtcccactagaaacacgtgtagcagtacaaaatggctcagccgcgctCGCAGAAAACGGCGTTttagttagtggatgtttgtcgcatttgcggcgacacattctcgccaactaaaagaaacaaacataatcttttacaaggccatgactcatccatccagccggactatagagggaatcaccttgttgtttgtttagcagcaaagctaacatcaggacgtcacctgttaaaagcctcctgttgtcggatatgacatgaaactactccagttagctcaatcatgttgcaactaagacatccgctgggaaaaaaattttcttcacggatgagtacacgtttgataaaatggagtttaatctcttggcatccattttcaaactctctgtgtgtttgtttccttgcggatgagaaaagggggaACGCACATTTCCGAGGAGGCGTgttcttttcaaaaatgcaagaggcgttgctttgttgccggccatttTCGCCGGTGTGGTAAActcactttagaaaggagtgtccccagactatcagaaggcggagatctctgattgtctggtggcgagactatgtTAACATACACCTCGGTGCACATCATGTTCTCCGCAGGCTGAATGAATGTGAGCTCACCTTCAAGTCATTTTGGTCCCCTCTTCTGGTTCTCTTCATTATCTCTTCAATCCTCTGCAATGGAAAAATaaagcatttgttttaaattacttaAAATACTATGTTGCCATTGTGGTCAGGGCTCTCAGAGGAGACTCTGGTCTATCAAAACATTCTCTTCTTCATCAGTCTATGCATACCTTCTTCCTCTCCATTCGTTCctgctggttctgctgcatGATGCGGTCTCTCTCCTGACGgactctctctgcctcctccaggGCTCTGGCCTCAGCCTCCTCCCGTTCCTTCTGGAGCTCAGCCTGTTTCAATGCCTCCTCTTCCGCCATTCTCACCCGCTCCTCCTCTGCTAGACgagcctcttcctcctctctaattttcctctcctctgcaagtatcttctcctcctccaggcgTTTCAGTCGAGCCTCCTCTGCTAAACGCATCTCCTCTTCCTTTCTCACCCTGGGAGAGTAaagaaacagcagcaaatgGCTTGAAAGCGTACTCACAAATGAATGCAGTTCATAGCTAAAAGTGGACATGTAGGACATCACTTTCAACAGTATGAATACTTTTAGtcttaggtaaaaaaaaaatgctgttgttCAAACTAGTGACCTTTCTCATTTGTCTTCTGCTTTGTTGATGGTacttcactgtcacacacaattTAAGAGATTCACTGAAAAATTCCAAAAGTCTtacttctcctcttcctctctctgtatcCTGAGCTGctcctctctttccttctgCTCTCGCATCAGCCTGCGGTTCTCTGCCAGGATCTTGGCTGCTTCAGCGGCTGAGTTGGTGCCCGTCGAGGCTTTAGAGTCTGGCAGGTGGGAAGACAAATATAGAGAAAGCATTAAGCACTTCTTGTCACCCTGTCACCCATTTCTCAGAGTAGTGCTGACCCGAGGCCACAGCATCTGGCCCTTCACAGGATGCAGTGACTCGAGGATGAATGATGAGAAGAGAGCAAACCAggatggtggtggaggaggttgGTTGTGACATGAGCCCTTTCTACACAGCGATCTGTAATATTTCAGCAACAAAGACTATTTATTACGCTGGCCTTGCTTTTTTACACAGATCCAAACAATGTTGGCATAATgccactccagtgtgtgattttagatagcatgGTGGCATTCTAGAAGCACAAGAAACATACACTGCTAAATATAAATGAGCGTACCAAAACCGTGCCACCAACCACAATTTTGTTGTTACATCTTTAAAATGGATACACTGGAAAATGGTCTCTGCCCAGCTGAACAGAGTAATAAACCATTCCTAAGCTCTTTTGTCTTGCAGAGCATATTTGTCTCCAAGAGgtggcagcagcaacaacctCAGATCTGTAACAGGATGTGACTCCAGCTGGAATCTAATAGGTCTCCTGTTCCACTGAGATTTATTGGaaactgagctgctgccacgtcagtttgcaacacacacacacacacacacacacacacacacacacacacacacacacacacacacacacacacacacactttggtaCTGTACATGATCTGTCTATTAAATCAGATGATAATACTAAACCGACTGCTCTATGAGGCAGTATTAAACTGTGATCACATGATCTCCTGCTCAAAATCATGATGCTACTGTAAGCATCACTGATAACATAGGGAACAAAGACCTTTTACTCATTCTGTTTCCCGTGCAATAAATATCATAATATTGTTAATTAGGGTTGAGCCGATTACTCGGATAAAACGAGTATCTGGTACAGATAATGTACTTGTTACGAGTATGATTATCAtacaagtaaaatgtgtcattaccTGTACTCGTGATGAAGGATGGTTAAATGCATGGTTAAATTTAATGTGTTACAGTTGTGAtaaaaaaatgatctgaagctcaattctgAGGCTGTTCTGTAAATACTTTTCTCATAAGTaataaatattgcaatatctgaTCAATCCATATAAATTTCAGACTTAAAATAGCAACTTCCGATTAGGCCCAACCCACTTTAGGTTTAACTCCATCCACAACAGACATAAACCCGGCCATTTcgagtacagatacagataatttagttggttgaaaagatacagacacagatacagataatggtgaaCTCGCTCATCCCTATTGTTAATATTCTCATGTCTTTTCTGcagctttaatatttttttatattttttaatcaaagctattttttgttttctgcaaaTTCAACAATTTATTAATGCACAGCCCCCACCTCTGCAATTTCTTTTGAATCTACAAGCTCttgctgttttatttcctcctttTAATTGCTTTTACAAGTGCAACTCTTTTGGCTGAAACATGGCAATGTCAGGTGATGCAGCAGGGGCTTTCATtgctgctagttctctgaagtcagtttggtgtttctggacctttaaatcaagTGCCACAGGCTGAAGCTAACAACAGTGACGtgcaaaaaacaatattttgtctctgaacaatTTAACAATGTCTGACAatttaatcaataataataatattgcaaCAAAACTTTACTCTCCTAGTAATTAAGTGGATCAGCAATAACAGTTTGCCAGATATGagcaaatgaaaaattaaatataatttgaatCTTTAAAATAATACGGAATACAACTTAAATGTGATAATAGATGAAGATTGACATTTCTACTTTAGAAAATGATTAAATGGAGGATGACCAGCAGGAAGCCTTCCTGTCGGAACAAACTTTACTTGCAACAGCAGGTTTCAGCTTATCTAGCTGTGTCATTTACTTCCTGCCCTGAATATGACAGCATGTCTTGATGCACCAGTGCAAACATCCTGGTTGCCAGAATAACAATCAGCCTCTGCAAATATTGAAACTGACTATTTAAAAATCAGTCAGCTGACCACGCTGTGAGGTCTGCCTTTATATGcacctgtttttattgttgtataCTATTGTGAAAGACCTTCTGCAGTGTTAGATATAACTTTATGAAgcacaataaaacatttatattgTGGACCGCATTCTTATCACTGAGAATTTGCTCACCATCTTTGTCTTTGGTCTTGCTGGACTCAGAGGACTGTGGAGACACAGCCTGGACAGGACACAGATCCTTGGGCTTGGAGTCCCTCTTCCGCAAGATGGGAGGTCCTGTTGGAGTGAGAGCTGGTTTCTGGATAGGTGGAGGTTTAGCCGACATAGGCTGAGGGGATGGGGGACGTTGTTTCATTGCACCCGGTGAGGGTGGGCGTGTCTTCGGACTTTGCCTGCAGAAACAAAGAACGATTGTCTCcatttgtgttttataatgaaatcaaaataaaaggcTACATACaaactgtcaaataaaaaaattgagAGAAATATCACTAAATCACATGAGCTGTTGGAAAATGGCTGTCGTCTTACTTGGATGCTGTTGGGGATGGGGTCCTCTTCGGGGCGGGGTTGGGTGCTGGGGATGGTGAACGGTTGCGTCCCAGGGTAGAAGATGGGGAGGGGGGACGTTGCCTTCCAGGCGATGTAAACTGCTTGTCCTTCTGTAGTTCCACAGAGATGGGAAAGAAGGTCATTCATAAAAATCACTGAACAAGGATCATGGTTAAAAACTCAGAAGTTATCCTTACAAACACCTCTTCCTATTGTCATTGTTAATTCAAGTATCATTGCGTATCAACAAAACTTGTAAATCatctagggctgccccttgaaagtcAGAGATTCTAATCGTTAGTCAGAGACCCCTCCGTCGACTGAGATTTCTTCAAGGCCGGCGGtcgcctttttttcccccttttgcCAGTTGGTCTGCTATGCAGTATACATCTGGTGacgttttggtccccagattttgcggCAGAGTGAGCTTTCTTGACTGATGGGCTATCTTTAATCGGTGTGGATGCTTACATCGTTATAGTTATCATTCTTGGTGTGGACAGACCTTTACTCACTATGACCTGTTGGTCTGTGCCAGTTATTCCCAACAGGTTTGTGACTTCTTAAAATTAAATAGTAAAATACTTGTAATTCCTCATCACAGCTCACAGCCTTGATGTGGACATAAATATGGAGCACTTAAACCAAACAGTGACCTGTTTTTTCTCAGATTGTgtcatattaaatattttagagGCCCCTGAGGGGTGTATGTATCCAGTATTATGGAAGACTATTTTGTGTAGCAGAAACACTGCATATGTTCTTACTAAATTAACTCCATTAACCATCTTGTAATTCCTGATGTTGATCTTGGGACAGCATAAAAGGGTCTGCCTCCTGAGGTTGGCAACCACTGGTCTATTCAACCAAATTATCTTTACATTTGGACAGAATCACGAGTTCGcctaaagaaatgaaaatacacaaaaaacaa
This region of Epinephelus fuscoguttatus linkage group LG9, E.fuscoguttatus.final_Chr_v1 genomic DNA includes:
- the map7d3 gene encoding ensconsin isoform X7, producing MAEGASTLKGLRAQMAAAAQAQAEERRSLSGNSPTGPTTNTSAKPQGSRPVIDGAALRIDDRLRVAKERREEAERQQALRDSQIMERERKAKMQVERQMEERQKKVEEQRKKEEQKRLAVEEKRKQKQEEEKEHYEAVMRRTLERSQRLEQRQKRWSWGGLSTDSDGRTGDSDASASSPVTIVISPASPEKPPRSRQVDKRSTSTMNLKQPSEAGISKRLSSSSATLIKSPDKTRRPPVGTVDGGVLSRLLTPTQASLARSKSAAALSAEGTNAPASASPLHPPRGPVRSRSIDRQKSGMTTSVSADGALDPSLKDKQFTSPGRQRPPSPSSTLGRNRSPSPAPNPAPKRTPSPTASKQSPKTRPPSPGAMKQRPPSPQPMSAKPPPIQKPALTPTGPPILRKRDSKPKDLCPVQAVSPQSSESSKTKDKDDSKASTGTNSAAEAAKILAENRRLMREQKEREEQLRIQREEEEKVRKEEEMRLAEEARLKRLEEEKILAEERKIREEEEARLAEEERVRMAEEEALKQAELQKEREEAEARALEEAERVRQERDRIMQQNQQERMERKKRIEEIMKRTRRGDQNDLKREAGDDDKQEDGEEGEDGEDQINYETQSQTDDITVEDDKDGCDLSCGEPMAERHEPLGSVNGKPETDDKENNNGISTDETQAVSPVPKGRLVEGSEFLNDSAKVGLVSGLNGKSNQWSFEELIDLNVHSKTRPLIEAEDCNQVLINCDGSSDGTRVAFEDKGTPVTLHSSNQSIEALSEM
- the map7d3 gene encoding ensconsin isoform X1 codes for the protein MAEGASTLKGLRAQMAAAAQAQAEERRSLSGNSPTGPTTNTSAKPQGSRPVIDGAALRIDDRLRVAKERREEAERQQALRDSQIMERERKAKMQVERQMEERQKKVEEQRKKEEQKRLAVEEKRKQKQEEEKEHYEAVMRRTLERSQRLEQRQKRWSWGGLSTDSDGRTGDSDASASSPVTIVISPASPEKPPRSRQVDKRSTSTMNLKQPSEAGISKRLSSSSATLIKSPDKSAKPRSSSCNRLPNNGNAAQASKEDGKKLQVEQTGRSIKKRSSSLTRVSVGRAQTPAKPDKGTTDDQARRPPVGTVDGGVLSRLLTPTQASLARSKSAAALSAEGTNAPECHLCPRSASASPLHPPRGPVRSRSIDRQKSGMTTSVSADGALDPSLKDKQFTSPGRQRPPSPSSTLGRNRSPSPAPNPAPKRTPSPTASKQSPKTRPPSPGAMKQRPPSPQPMSAKPPPIQKPALTPTGPPILRKRDSKPKDLCPVQAVSPQSSESSKTKDKDDSKASTGTNSAAEAAKILAENRRLMREQKEREEQLRIQREEEEKVRKEEEMRLAEEARLKRLEEEKILAEERKIREEEEARLAEEERVRMAEEEALKQAELQKEREEAEARALEEAERVRQERDRIMQQNQQERMERKKRIEEIMKRTRRGDQNDLKREAGDDDKQEDGEEGEDGEDQINYETQSQTDDITVEDDKDGCDLSCGEPMAERHEPLGSVNGKPETDDKENNNGISTDETQAVSPVPKGRLVEGSEFLNDSAKVGLVSGLNGKSNQWSFEELIDLNVHSKTRPLIEAEDCNQVLINCDGSSDGTRVAFEDKGTPVTLHSSNQSIEALSEM
- the map7d3 gene encoding ensconsin isoform X6, which encodes MAEGASTLKGLRAQMAAAAQAQAEERRSLSGNSPTGPTTNTSAKPQGSRPVIDGAALRIDDRLRVAKERREEAERQQALRDSQIMERERKAKMQVERQMEERQKKVEEQRKKEEQKRLAVEEKRKQKQEEEKEHYEAVMRRTLERSQRLEQRQKRWSWGGLSTDSDGRTGDSDASASSPVTIVISPASPEKPPRSRQVDKRSTSTMNLKQPSEAGISKRLSSSSATLIKSPDKTRRPPVGTVDGGVLSRLLTPTQASLARSKSAAALSAEGTNAPECHLCPRSASASPLHPPRGPVRSRSIDRQKSGMTTSVSADGALDPSLKDKQFTSPGRQRPPSPSSTLGRNRSPSPAPNPAPKRTPSPTASKQSPKTRPPSPGAMKQRPPSPQPMSAKPPPIQKPALTPTGPPILRKRDSKPKDLCPVQAVSPQSSESSKTKDKDDSKASTGTNSAAEAAKILAENRRLMREQKEREEQLRIQREEEEKVRKEEEMRLAEEARLKRLEEEKILAEERKIREEEEARLAEEERVRMAEEEALKQAELQKEREEAEARALEEAERVRQERDRIMQQNQQERMERKKRIEEIMKRTRRGDQNDLKREAGDDDKQEDGEEGEDGEDQINYETQSQTDDITVEDDKDGCDLSCGEPMAERHEPLGSVNGKPETDDKENNNGISTDETQAVSPVPKGRLVEGSEFLNDSAKVGLVSGLNGKSNQWSFEELIDLNVHSKTRPLIEAEDCNQVLINCDGSSDGTRVAFEDKGTPVTLHSSNQSIEALSEM